The sequence ataaccATTCTTACAGTCTTCTTATTCCAACTATTTGTCAGTCATTAGGCGAAATCTGTAGctcttatttataaaatgcaTGTAAGTATGTACTTATTTTAATTCagtaaataatttcaatatttaaacaaaaaaattaaaaaaaaattaacacaaaatgCAATTTGTTAATTTCATGAATATAAAACCCTCACCTCACGTTCATCGGCATGTGTCCTGTATTTATCCGATACTTCACTAACCTTTGCTGCAGCTGGTTTCTCCAAAATTTGTGTGTAAATCAAAGCAGCTGCAATGCCACCCAAAATTGGACCAGCCCAGTAGACCCAATGGGCTTCCCAGTTGTTGGTGGCAAAAGCAGTGCCTACAGTACGGGCTGGATTCATGCTGGCGCCAGTGTAATGTATGGTACCCAAATGGCCCAATGTAACAGCCATGCCAATGGCCAAAGGAGCAGTATAACGGGAAtctatttttaatacattaacGTAAAGAATAAATAACAATTCTTATTATGTAAAAGTTTCCAAGTTCAGAAAAGTTTATCTTAAGTTGGCAGATGAAAATTCAGATATTGTAAAGATAGCTTAACACTTACCGGGTTTATTAGCATCACAGGCCCCAAACACAGTTAATACCAAAACCAAACCTAAGAAGAACTCAATACCAAGTCCTTGTAGTTCAGTTATATTGGCAGCCAAATTTGTGTGACCCAAACCATTATAGTAGGCCTCATCGAGTAAAGTCTAGTAAGACATTAGgttaattataaaacaatttattttctattaaaagtttctttttttttgtctgacACTTACTCTTACTGCCGCCGTACCAGCAATTGCTCCTAAACATTGGAATATTATATAGAGTACCGCACGTATGACACTGACACGACCAGCAACTAACATACCCAATGTTACAGCAGGATTTACGTGACCACCACTTAGATGTCCAACAATCTGAAAATAATTCCAATAATATTTagagtaaaattttgttaactaaagaaataattatgtatgtactaaattttactCCCACTACTTTAAAGAAAttgttgtaaatataaaaatttgtttaaaatttaaacacataatacaaatatttaacatatttcCACGTAAATGCAATTACATAGTTGTAATAATATATTCACCTGACTTATTACGTTTATTGTTAAACGTAGTTGTTACTAAAATAAtgtgatttatttatatgttattgtttttttaaactaatgcgttgcgtttttaaatttgtcttagGAAATACATATAGATCCAATATAATCTGTTGTCAATAAATCTTGCTCTTAATGAATGCATTATTCAGCCTAATCATTCAGTACGTGAACTATTCTTAAAAAATCAGCGGTTATTAAATTGCTCTCTCTTGAAAACTAATGGGCTCTTACTAACTTTCATTCATTCAAAGGGGTTGGTGCTGGTGATCTGTCGAAGAGTTCGGAACCCTATATTTCAATTAATcggtaaaaatttaataatttttaaacttttttaaacgatttaaaaAAGAGAATGTGTATAAACCCATTAAGTCCAGAAATTTGGCCCATCTTTCGAAGCAACTCAAAACATATCAATTGATcacgtatttttttatttgaatagtgGTGTATTAAGTTGATATATGTAAATTAATTGCACAATTCGACatatatatttgttatattGTTATAGCCAGCCAAGACAATTCTAGTACCATTTACAATACGGAAGGTTATTAGACTCATAGACCCTACATTGAATGGCTCATCTATAGGGTTTTCTAAGGAGGTAAAATATCTTGGGGTTACACTTGATAGGACTCTCACTTGGAATTCTCCTTTATCCAACACTATCAAACATTTCAATAGTTCAATATATGCCTGCCAGCGTCTTATTGGTAGAACGTGGCGGTTAAAACCGAAGATGATTTACTGGTCTCTTATTACGGTAATTAGGCCAATAATTACATATGCTGCATTGGCATGGTGGAAGAAGGTAAAACAGGTGACCGCGAGAGCATTAATTGACAAGGTATATCGCCTCATCTGAGTCTCCATTACTGGGTCCATGAGGACCTGTCCCATTCATGCTCTGAGTGCAATCCTACACATCCCACCCTTACATTTATTGGTAATGGAGGAGGCCTATCGGTGTGCATCCAGACTACCGAAAATATCCCGTTTAATGCCGGCAGATCTGGCTAGGCACATGCGCATTCTAGGCATCTTTGAAAATGATCCCAGTATTGCAATATCGGACGGTATGTCACCAACTCTGATGTTAAATAGGAAGTTTAGGGTCCTTATACATGAAAGGGACGAATGGTTAAATCAGTCATGGTGGCAAAATTATGCCGATCAAGTATGGTTTACTGATGGTTCCAAACAGGCTAATGGTGACACTGGGACTGGCATCTATGGTCCCAATTTTCAAAGGGGTATCCCAATGAGTACATTCCCATCAATATTTCATGTGGAGATTTACGCCATCCATATATGCTCCAACGAATGCTTAAGAAGGAGATTAAGGAATAATTGAACATTTGTTATGTCTGATAGTCAGGCTGCTCTTTGAGCATTATCATCATATGAAGTGAGGTCTGGTGTTGTTAAGGACTGCTGGACATCCTTGAATGAACTCGTCGCACACAATGAACTTACATTGTGCTGGGTACCTGTCCATGAAGGTCACGCTGGCAATGAACGGGCAGATTGTCTTGCCAACAGGGGCGCTCGACGCTCGTTAATAGGTCTTGAACCGTTCTTTGGCATCCCTCGTGGATACACTATGGAACGTATTCGTTCTTGGGTTGAATCGGAATTTACCCGATTTTGGGGTAATTTACCAGAACTAAGACAGTCGAAACGATTCATCACCCTATCCAGACGTAGATCCCAGTCGTTGCTTTCGCTCGGAAAGGGTGACTTGAGGATACTTACTGGATTATTCACCGGACACTGTGGTTTAAAATATCACCAATTTATGTTAGGTAACGTTAAGAATGAACAGTGCAGGTGTTGTGGTCCTCTGAACATGTTTTATGCGACTGCCCAATGCTGGCAATATGCGGAACTAAATGGTTAGGAAGGGCCTTAATGGGCCCCGGGGACGTAATTGATCTCTCACCTAATAGAATACATGGCTTTATACTTAGCCTAAATCTGTTATGATGAAAAAATCTAAGGCTGCACAAAAGATCCTTTGGGTCGCAGTGCGTAGAGCCTCACTAATAATAATAGTTTtgaccatagagaaacatagagcagaaactagaaaaatactcaaacaaaatacgagtgttgtttttgttttcacataggtttttctactaatacattctcaccacataagtttctgacaactgagttaggtctttgacaggagattttccgctctatgtctattctctatggttttgaCAAACAAAAGTAATAAGCTAATTGGTTTATAGGGGATGATACTGTCAAATCCTTCCCTTGCTTTGGTTTTAGTATAATCTGGGAAATTTTCCAATCTCTTGAAAACATAAATTAGATTAGACAAACTTGCGGTTCCTCAAACAAAGACATTGTCAAAAGTGGGAGTCTTATTCGAAACTTCTATCATTATTAGAGATATCAACGATTTATCCTTTGCACTTCCTATATAGCTGCTATCAGCTTTTCAAAATGGTCCCTCTGCCCGTGGCTATATTCCAATGGGAGATGTTTTTGTGCTGCGATACTCACCCGAAAGTAAGGTATTTTTATGTTTCATGCTTGCCGCATACATACTCTGTTTTGTTGCAGGATATCTGTTTActtgagactgtctgatagctgctccaaatagtcaacgcattggattcacatagcGGCTACATAGTGTCAGTTATTTTGCTAGCTACCTAAATgattacttgatcagctacaaactagttattttagcatgcacgggtgctaattgacctcaaatagtcagctaaaaagacatatcatagacagtccaacaaacaattgcttgtaaacaaaccttcctcctacaactctccaatagaatTCATCTGATGAGTAAAATATGTCAGCTGTAGGACCTAGCAATCCTGTATTTATTGAAAGTAAATGCAGGAAATATATGTCATGTAACTCCATGCAGCAAGACAATGACCCAAAGCATACCGCCAGAATTTTTAAGGAGTGGCTATTGTATAACCTCCACAGTCTCCAGACCTCAACCCAATAAAGTACCTGTTGGAAATTTTAGACTGGaatattagaaaacaaaatCCGAACCCTCTTTAAGGAAGTGGGGGAggtaaattactaaaaatataacTGAACATCTTGTAAACTCATTAAGCTGACTGGAgaaccaacaaaatattaattttttattttcggatTTTGGTAATATAAAATAGAGCGTTATCTATCAACTATATACTAATTTTCGACTGTTGTTAGGTACTTTTCCTTTTTCCTATAAATTTTCCacgaaattttgattttcaaagattaaactctaaatttaattttaagtttattcaaatttatatgtatgtatattcctttcactaattaaattatttagctTCATAGATAAAAATGCGTGttgtatactaaattttgactctgactgtaaattgaagtcagccaagtgatcagacattagtgacatttgctgtctataagggatacattgaccacttgcttaactgctggggaGAGTTTcagatctatgtgtatttagcTATGTTTACAGCGATCTAACAAATTATAGTCAAGTGTCAAACATATATATGATTATAGTTTCATGTCAAATGACTATTTAAGGagaaccaaccaaccagccagcaaataacaaataaaagcaatgtaaaattttatttacaaatttggtaaaacgattttttatattcatacatctttttgtttgttttggatacgatttaaatttacaaaatggaAAATGATTGACATATGAACATAAGTAATATTGATAactgttttttcttcttttcttcaaaattatgtttttacttacagTGATGGCCATAAAAACACCCAGACCAAAAGCTAACGCCTTAAAAGTACCATCTTCGGGTTGTGTACAAGCACCACAAGCGAAAAAGTTCAatattaaatttcctaaaataataagaaagaaCATGAATATGGCAAAGACATGTAATacaattagatttaaaaaaaaatatacaaaaataaagacACTTACCAAGAAATTCACCAATAAGTGATTGCCATAAACGAAATTCCTTCGATTTTAGTTCATTGACGCCCAATGTGTATTCAAATTTTCCAGCCATTGTGTCTGCTGCTCTATTTGAAAGCGAACAAAATTCGTGACTATTTGaaagaaaagcaaaataaaattttcaatttaatattatgTATTCAAACACATGTctataatttaagaaaattttctgttttaaaggaaatattttgttttttcatatttatgcatacaaaataatttttttgtttaaaaattttgcgcTTAAGTTGAAATCTATTAAACCGTTTcgttaaatatttatgatttttttctttttcagtaaataaaattattactttgtaaatttatttacacaagtttttatttccataaaaatttaCGGGCTTAGTTCATATTTATTTAGTGTccataattttttggtttttgtattaATTGTCTATGACTAACTTTGgcaaattttaaacatacaattttcaatattttttttaatggcaaattaaaacaaaaaaatagtttgttttgTTACTGTTGCATGTTTGTATAAGTTTCGCTGTCAAAAGTGACATAtcaattgtattatttttgttttgttattttaacaattgttttaaattgaaatgtgtctaaaaatttaaacaaaatattcactCAAGATTCTAAATGTCTAAATATTGAGTTTGATTTGTCAATTACAATATATTGGATATTTGTTTTATAgatattagaaatatttaaccAATTCTAAAGGctatatttaatttaagaatCTACTGCCATagactttttttgttatttttcattattagacCAGTCACTTTTTTCAATTCATGTGTGACTTTCTAAACGCATTGgaatttatgcatatttttagtatgttaattaatttttcccttctcttacaaattattttgtataaaaaggtCGTCATAATACAAATTATATGGCTAAATAATAGAAACGTTTTCATTTCTAATAACTTGTTAATTAGTAATTAACTATTTTCCATTAATTTGAAACTGTTATTGAAAACCTTTGGTTTTGTTACTTATCT comes from Calliphora vicina chromosome 2, idCalVici1.1, whole genome shotgun sequence and encodes:
- the Prip gene encoding aquaporin AQPAn.G isoform X2, with translation MAGKFEYTLGVNELKSKEFRLWQSLIGEFLGNLILNFFACGACTQPEDGTFKALAFGLGVFMAITIVGHLSGGHVNPAVTLGMLVAGRVSVIRAVLYIIFQCLGAIAGTAAVRTLLDEAYYNGLGHTNLAANITELQGLGIEFFLGLVLVLTVFGACDANKPDSRYTAPLAIGMAVTLGHLGTIHYTGASMNPARTVGTAFATNNWEAHWVYWAGPILGGIAAALIYTQILEKPAAAKVSEVSDKYRTHADEREMRKLEGAHDYA
- the Prip gene encoding aquaporin AQPAn.G isoform X3 yields the protein MAGKFEYTLGVNELKSKEFRLWQSLIGEFLGNLILNFFACGACTQPEDGTFKALAFGLGVFMAITIVGHLSGGHVNPAVTLGMLVAGRVSVIRAVLYIIFQCLGAIAGTAAVRTLLDEAYYNGLGHTNLAANITELQGLGIEFFLGLVLVLTVFGACDANKPDSRYTAPLAIGMAVTLGHLGTIHYTGASMNPARTVGTAFATNNWEAHWVYWAGPILGGIAAALIYTQILEKPAAAKVSEVSDKYRTHADEREN
- the Prip gene encoding aquaporin AQPAn.G isoform X1, with the translated sequence MAGKFEYTLGVNELKSKEFRLWQSLIGEFLGNLILNFFACGACTQPEDGTFKALAFGLGVFMAITIVGHLSGGHVNPAVTLGMLVAGRVSVIRAVLYIIFQCLGAIAGTAAVRTLLDEAYYNGLGHTNLAANITELQGLGIEFFLGLVLVLTVFGACDANKPDSRYTAPLAIGMAVTLGHLGTIHYTGASMNPARTVGTAFATNNWEAHWVYWAGPILGGIAAALIYTQILEKPAAAKVSEVSDKYRTHADEREVPITNYHHLLVY
- the Prip gene encoding aquaporin-1 isoform X4 codes for the protein MAGKFEYTLGVNELKSKEFRLWQSLIGEFLGNLILNFFACGACTQPEDGTFKALAFGLGVFMAITIVGHLSGGHVNPAVTLGMLVAGRVSVIRAVLYIIFQCLGAIAGTAAVRTLLDEAYYNGLGHTNLAANITELQGLGIEFFLGLVLVLTVFGACDANKPDSRYTAPLAIGMAVTLGHLGTIHYTGASMNPARTVGTAFATNNWEAHWVYWAGPILGGIAAALIYTQILEKPAAAKMRKLEGAHDYA
- the Prip gene encoding aquaporin-1 isoform X5; this translates as MAGKFEYTLGVNELKSKEFRLWQSLIGEFLGNLILNFFACGACTQPEDGTFKALAFGLGVFMAITIVGHLSGGHVNPAVTLGMLVAGRVSVIRAVLYIIFQCLGAIAGTAAVRTLLDEAYYNGLGHTNLAANITELQGLGIEFFLGLVLVLTVFGACDANKPDSRYTAPLAIGMAVTLGHLGTIHYTGASMNPARTVGTAFATNNWEAHWVYWAGPILGGIAAALIYTQILEKPAAAKN